Below is a window of Ananas comosus cultivar F153 linkage group 9, ASM154086v1, whole genome shotgun sequence DNA.
atgtaaataaataattcttcAGGGGTATATATAGGTTATCGCTCTCTATTTTTCCTCTGCCTCCCTTCTTAACTTGACTGTTCCCTTCTTGGCAGGGGAACAATAAGGTATGCAAGTGTGCATGCCCATTTAGGCCGCACTGGGAGTAGGAGGGATGATTTAGAGTCACTGGCATACACTCTGGTATTCCTCATTAGAGGAAGGTTGCCTTGGCAAGGCTATCAGGTGCATTCACTATGTTGTTAAGCATTGACTTTAACTGCTCTCTGTTCCTTTGATATGTTCCTATTTCTAATTATTCTTTGCCCTTGTTCTTATCCTGGTTAAATAATGCAGGGAGATAACAAGAGTTTTCTTGTTTGTAAGAAGAAAATGGCTACATCCCCAGAGCTTTTGTGTGGGCTATGTCCGGCTCCATTCAAACAATTCCTTGAGACTGTCACAAATATGAAGTTTGATGAAGAACCAAACTATTCTAAGCTTATTTCCCTTTTTGACAGTTTGATTGAACCGAACACTGCTCTTAGACCTATCAGAATTGATGGAGCTTTAAAGGTTTTGATTACATCACAGTAAACCAATCTCTTGCTTTTTCTCATCATGTAGAGGAGTTTTTTGCAACAATAATCCACCCTTTATCCAACTTTGCAACCTCAATACACTTTTTTCACTTTCCGCAAATCTGGACTACAATCTTCTTTTATGGGCTGAAATTCCCTTGCCCATCTTAGGTACATATCTGCACACTGTGTTCTACTCAGTTGTGTTCTGATTCATGCAAGGATGTTCTCTCCCAAATTGCGGAACCAAAAAAGTGGGCTGAGAGTGCAAAATAAGAATAGGGTGGATTTAATGCAAAATTGCCTATagggaatatatatatttttgtataaacaattttggattttatggTCAAACTCATACAATTTCAGGTTGGTCAGAAACGTGGAAGATTGCTTGTAAATCTTGAAGAGGATGAGCAGCCTAGAAAGAAAGTTAGATTAGGGAGTCCAGCGACGCAATGGATTTCGGTTTACAATGCTAGGCGACCCATGAAGCAGAGGTATATATGCTAATGGTAGATATACAGTGCAAACTACCCAATTCCACTTCCGTCATACTGCATATTTTTGTATCCTAAGGAGTTTCAGTTTGTGCTATCCCTTCGGTTAGAAATTTGTCAGCGGCAGCTGAAAATAATATTGAagactaaataaataatattttagttgAAATTCAAAGTAAGTGGACTTTTAGTTTAGACAACGTTTGGTGCCCTCTAGTTCATAAGGGAAATGTGAACGAACGAAGTTTAATGTAACGGATGTGGATTTGTTTAAGTTGAAAtcgaagttgagtggataattatCCTAAGAATCAGGTTAATTGTTGAGAATAATAGTTGTTGCAGAAGTATGGTCTGATCTCTCCCaaaccaaagaaaaataatgttaaattcATTCTAAAGTTTATTGTTCGAAACGTAGAATCAGGTTAATTGTTGAGAATAATAGTTGTTACAGAAGTATGGTCTGATCTCTCCCaaaccaaagaaaaataatgttaaattcATTCTAAAGTTTATTGTTCGAAACGTCCGGCTGAATCACCTTTCTTATAGAGGTAAGTAGGGCACTGTATTATATCAAAATGCTAGTGTTGGAAATAGAAACCTAATCTGAATACAATCTTCTTTCTATGTAATGGCTCTGTCAAATCCTAGTATGGACAAAAACATGGTGAAATACATCGCAAGTACCTGGggaagatatatataaaatttgaaattagttGGAGAAAGTTTCTGTTTTCAAGCTGGCTTCGAACCTGAAAAGTACTCCAAAAATGCTACTCCCGACACAGACTTGTATAAGCTATTTGGAAAGCCATTGATGGTGATTTGGTAATTCTCCAAAATTGGCTGGAAATTTTGAACATATACCTTTCCAAATTTGTTGATGGTGCCATACTAGGCTGCTATATTGAGTGTGTCGCATTACTTGACCCACGACTTGAACGCATACTGACACGACAATACAAAAAATACAACTCAACATTGTAATGTTGTTATGACCAACTAGACTGAGACTCACATCAACCTGTCATTCATGACTTAATGCCCTGTTTACATATACCAGACGCGTTGTGTGTAAAAAGGTTGGTAAGTAGAATATTTGTGGCTAGCTGGCATAAACATGAGGTGGGAAACTTCAAGTCTCCGAAATAAACGTGCTAGCATGTGTAGAGGTCATGCATGGGCATGAAGTATGCGACGTTACTCGTTGGAATTAAATAAGTATGCAATTACAAAAGATCATCGTTTTTAGTCAGTAAATACATAAAGATTTCGAGAACTAATAACCTAAACATACTTAAATATATGTGAAAAGGCTTCCATATATGAAACATACTTAAATATATGTGAAAATGCTTTCATATCCTATGTTTCATGAACTAGTGTAGTTCTACTTGTTGTAGCCACCAAAAGTTGGCCCTACAAAAATGGGCACCAAATTAAGTTGCCTACCAAAAAAGGGAACCAAACTGAGCcctgatatatataaaaaaggatTCCTCGTTGTTGTTCATAGTGTCAATTTTGATCACAGTGGTGTAAAACAGTCAAGATAGTTAATATAGAATAACGTAGTGGAAGGTAAAAAATGGCATGGTTGGAGGGCGAAAGATTTAGCCCCGAGGGATTTAACAAAGAGATAGATCACGTTAGTTATACCAGCTATCAAGGGTTTTGCAAAACTGCTTATCTTCCTTTGCTTACTAAGAAGTCTTTATGCAAGCTTATATTTTTGGAATATTGGAGAAGTTCCTCATTTGAAAATACTGTTAAACAAAAAGCATGCTAATACATAATTCAAAATTAGCACTACCAATCCAAAAGAGAAATCCTGGTTTTAGTCAATGCATAAATGCAATCTTAGTTGAAATCTTAGTGGAATCATTCATAGAAGCTAGATTTTCTATTCTGTTGATCTTTCTTTTCATGCTATGAGCATTTATTTGTTAGAATTATTATAAGAATAAGTTCAACATAATTTTGTTACCAGTTTGACGTTGCCCTTTATTTTCTTCTGTTGGTAGATACCATTATAATGTAGCTGATGCAAGGCTTCAGCAACATATAGAAAAGGGTAATGAAGATGGGCTGTATATTAGTTGTGTGGCGTCATCAACAAATCTTTGGGCTCTCATTATGGATGCAGGGACTGGTTTCAGCTCCCAAGTTTATGAATTGTCACCCGTATTCCTGCATAAGGTGCGATAAAATCATATGAAGGAGACCTATATTTTGAGTTGTTATTTGTCTTAATTGTAGTATTGATACTGAttgcttcttctatttgtttttgtttatagGATTGGATTATGGAGCAATGGGAGAAGAATTATTATATCACTGCCATAGCTGGGGCAACCAATGGAAGTTCGCTGGTGGTCATGTCTAGAGGTTTGTGCAAGTTGTGCTACTACATTTGATTTCTTTAATATGGTTTTTGTCTTAGGGTCTACTTTCTTAATGTTATTTACAGTTGTTGAGGTATGGTTTTTCTTCGAGTCCATAGTACTGTTCACCATCTATCTTTCATACTCCCCTGCTATAGAAGTTCTGAAAAAGGTTCAGTGATTGTCTGATGGAAGAGCAACAGCAATAAGCTTTGGGAGAGGAAGAAAATTTTGTATCTCATCACTGCATTCTTATAAAATTGTTTAAGATAGTTTAGGTGGAAGATCCTTCAGAAGGATAGGAGGTCAAAAGATTTGGAAGGAAATGGTGAAAGAAGATAAGGCAGTAAAAGAATCCTTTTATTGAGATTGGTTATTAAACAAGATACAACTTATCTAACCGTACTGAGCTAGGATTTGAGGCTACAATGTAGTTGTAGTTCACTTTCACTTCATCTACTTTTTATGTCATTGTTCACTTCCTCTTCTGTTCACTGCAATTTACAGCGAGCAATAGCTTCGAGTCTTGAAGCTAACGGAGTCTTGAGGCTCGACCCTTCATTAGAAGTGCTAAATCTAATTGCTTTTACTAGAAATAtaacctttaaaaaaaaaggagaaaatttgTGACTAGCTCTACAGTCAGAATGCATCTCTTTAACCCAACGATTCATTCAAGTTCTTTTGTGTTTGCATCCtgatgattttttaaaattatttccaaATTTCTTGAGAACTTTTCCACTTTCAATGTTCTTCGCTatattatgtataattatatataagactGGATGCTTGATATGTAACTCTGGGTTATTGTTTCTACCAGTTCTCCCCAATCATGTATTAGTCCATTCGATGCAAGGCATTTTTGATAGTAGTAGAAGTTTGACAGCTCTCTTGATTGCAGAGGGAAGTGGAAACTCTCATTGTTAATTCCTAAAGTTTCTTATCTTTATCATGCTTCAATGTGCCGAGTCTTCTCGCTAAACTGTCTCTGTTTTACTGCTTTTTAACTCTTTACTGCTAAAATAATATTTGCCTCTAATCTTCATGCCATTTTTTTACATGTCTGGATACGTCTACATGATCCTACTCCAAAAATATCCCTTTTTTTGTGTAAAGTAGCATCTGTCTAAAATTTGAGTTATGGATGACTTAAAGTAGCAATAATTGTCTAAAATGATGTCTTATTGCCGCAGGAACTTCATATACCCAACAATCGTATAAAGTCAGTGAGTCATTTCCTTTCAAGTGGATTAACAAAAAGTGGAAAGAAGGCTTTCATGTCACATCCATGACTACTGCAGGAGGTCGTTGGGGTGTAGTCATGTCGAGGAATTCGGGCTACTCTGAACAGGTTTTCTGCAGTTCATTCATCTAGTAGCATAGAAACTCTTAACTCCTTTTTCATACTTCTCATCATACGTATATTCTGTTTCTCGACGGGCTTGTTTGGCCTCGTTGGGACTTCTGCAAAGTTATGTCTGAGATAGCTGTTTGCTAAAGCTTTTGTAGCTTTTTCTCTGTTGCAATTGCCTGAACTGGTCTCCCCTCTAGAACTGGCAAGTTTCGAACAGAACTTCTGCCATTTTGGCGCATAAATACACCGCAACTTCCCACCAAGGAAAAgcttaatattttttgtttgctaAACTAGTGGCTTACTGCTTTTTGGATCAGATAAGCTGTTTCATAAACCAGTTCGAAGAGGCACTAACACCTTCATATTCTTTTGTCATATCTAGATATAAATTTGCAAATGCCCACCGCTTCATTTTGTCTCACTGCTTCACTTTATTATTCAGCAGACAGCACATGCGAATTTCTTTTGTACCTGTTTCATGCTTTCTTCAAGGTTAAATAATTCTTTAGATATTTCCTTGAATATATGTACGTTTCTTCTGGTGTTCGAAACGTTTAGAACCAAATATGAATCAGCAAGGTTTATGGGAATGGATCTAGTTTATCCATCCAGGGTATTTCCTTCGTAAAAACTTCTTGGACTGTTGAGAGGATCGAGTCCCAGCTCTCATTTATATTTTGGTATTTGATTTCCAAATTTTTGTTCTTCTGTAAAAGTGAAAGACTCTTTCCTTGGTTTGCCTTTCATTGGGCAAGTTCTGCGAACTTACATTATACATAATTCTTCTGGCATTATTATAACATTGCTTGCAAAGGAATGACTTAGGTCAAATGTTCCTTCACTTTTTATATAGCTGCCTTACAAAATGAAGTGGTTGTACAAATTGCAGGTTGTAGAGTTAGATTTTCTATATCCAAGTGAAGGTATCCATCGGCGATGGGAGAGTGGTTACCGAATAACTTCAACTGCAGCTACTTCTGATCAGGCTGCTTTTATCTTGAGCATACCAAAAAGGAAGCCGCTGGATGAGACACAAGAGACTCTTCGGACCTCGGCCTTTCCAAGCAACCATGTGAAGGTACGCGTCTAATAATTTGTTCTGATAATATAGTTGTTTGTTAAATTTGCGATGATATTGTCATGGTAGACACCAGAAACTTTTTGTTGATATATTCTCAAGATGGTAGGATGGTAAAGATCCATGCCAttgaaaaataactttttaagtACATATTCCCTGATAACTCATAAAATCTGTTGTAAAGAATAGACTGAGATGATCAATCACGACCCAAACTATTTTTATTCCTACCAATCGTGTTCTAGATCCTTTCCATTTTTATCAAAGatgttttttgttattttaccTTGTATTTTGCATATCTGCTGACTGTACTTTGGAGTTCACACGATAAATGTGTCTCTTTAAAATGCGTCGGTGGAtccattttttatttgtttatttttctcttgCAAATTCACTTGGACAAAGTTAGTCTTTTTCTCCCCTCAGGTTTCCAATGTAGTAAGTTTGAAACCATAAATTCATATTAATGCAATCTATGAGCTATCCCCGGTCCACAGTTGTATTGTGCCGAAGTTACATTTTACTCCTTGTTGTTCCTCTATATAATTGTTGAGAGCTCGAGCAGTAAAT
It encodes the following:
- the LOC109715220 gene encoding casein kinase 1-like protein HD16; protein product: MPELRSGARQARLKSKKLEDLPNPNNHVENLILPAPNRGGRRGAGRGNKAAAAPRKATRARGGGRGRGVAVIDLDPDQPCEVLPGAGDKKLAMDGESADKLVGAEEEPSTAPVPERVQIGNSPVYITERKLGKGGFGQVYVGRRVSGGTERTGPDAFEVALKFEHRNSKGCSYGPPYEWQVYHTLNGCYGIPSVHYKGRQGDYYILVMDMLGPSLWDVWNSVGQAMSANMVACIAVEAISILEKLHSKGFVHGDVKPENFLLGQPGSVDEKKLFLIDLGLASRWKEASSGQHVDYDQRPDIFRGTIRYASVHAHLGRTGSRRDDLESLAYTLVFLIRGRLPWQGYQGDNKSFLVCKKKMATSPELLCGLCPAPFKQFLETVTNMKFDEEPNYSKLISLFDSLIEPNTALRPIRIDGALKVGQKRGRLLVNLEEDEQPRKKVRLGSPATQWISVYNARRPMKQRYHYNVADARLQQHIEKGNEDGLYISCVASSTNLWALIMDAGTGFSSQVYELSPVFLHKDWIMEQWEKNYYITAIAGATNGSSLVVMSRGTSYTQQSYKVSESFPFKWINKKWKEGFHVTSMTTAGGRWGVVMSRNSGYSEQVVELDFLYPSEGIHRRWESGYRITSTAATSDQAAFILSIPKRKPLDETQETLRTSAFPSNHVKEKWAKNLYIASICYGRTVC